In Corylus avellana chromosome ca2, CavTom2PMs-1.0, the following proteins share a genomic window:
- the LOC132172368 gene encoding allantoate deiminase 2: protein MAVSPFTRRSVMTILFDYLALSLLSTAASAGSMFSDTGISSRSDLFGEILRDEAVARLNELGKVSDADGYLERTFMSPASVRVGNLIRGWMEDAGLRTWVDQMGNVHGRVEGMNANAAALLIGSHLDTVVDAGIFDGSLGIISALSALKVLKTNGTLGKLRRPIEVIAFCDEEGVRFQSTFLGSAAVAGILPATALQISDKSGVTVQDVLKENSIEISEETLLQLKYDPGSVWGYVEVHIEQGPVLERLGFPLGVVRGIAGQTRLKVTVRGSQGHAGTVPMSMRQDPMAAAAELIVLLERLCKHPKDFLSFDGHCNDISVESLSNSLVCTVGEISTWPSASNVIPGQVTFTVDLRAMDDMGRESVIYELSNQMYQICERRSVSCVVDRKHDANAVICDSELRSQLKAAAYSALKKMAGEIQDEIPALMSGAGHDAMPMSHLTKVGMLFVRCRGGISHSPAEHVLDDDVWAAGLAILAFLETHM, encoded by the exons ATGGCAGTTTCTCCGTTTACAAGGCGGAGCGTCATGACGATATTGTTCGATTATTTGGCGCTCTCTCTGTTATCTACTGCTGCTTCCGCCGGTTCTATGTTCTCCG ATACGGGAATAAGCAGTAGGAGCGATTTGTTTGGCGAAATCCTGAGGGATGAGGCAGTGGCAAGGCTTAATGAGCTTGGAAAG GTAAGTGATGCTGATGGCTACCTTGAGAGGACGTTCATGAGTCCAGCTTCTGTGCGGGTTGGAAACCTTATTCGTGGTTGGATGGAGGATGCTGGTTTGAGAAC ATGGGTAGACCAGATGGGCAATGTGCATGGTCGGGTTGAGGGAATGAATGCAAATGCTGCGGCTCTATTGATTGGTTCTCATTTG GATACTGTTGTGGATGCTGGGATATTTGATGGATCGTTAGGCATAATCTCTGCATTATCTGCACTAAAGGTTTTGAAAACCAATGGGACGTTAGGAAAACTAAGGCGGCCAATCGAG GTGATTGCATTTTGTGATGAGGAGGGAGTGAGATTTCAGTCTACTTTCTTGGGCAGTGCTGCTGTAGCTGGTATTTTACCAGCTACAGCTTTGCAGATATCTGATAAGAG TGGTGTAACAGTGCAAGATGTTCTTAAGGAGAACTCCATAGAAATTTCAGAGGAAACCCTGTTACAGCTCAAGTATGATCCAGGGTCTGTCTGGGGTTATGTTGAG GTTCACATTGAACAAGGACCTGTATTAGAACGACTTGGTTTTCCTCTTGGTGTGGTTAGAGGCATTGCTGGACAGACACGACTCAAG GTTACGGTGAGAGGGTCACAGGGGCATGCAGGAACTGTTCCCATGTCTATGCGTCAGGATCCTATGGCTGCTGCTGCAGAATTAATTGTCCTGTTGGAAAGACTCTGTAAACATCCTAAAGATTTTCTATCTTTTGATGGTCATTGCAATGATATATCAGTGGAATCACTCTCCAATTCTCTTGTCTGCACCGTTGGAGAGATATCAACATGGCCAAGTGCAAGTAATGTCATTCCAGGCCAG GTGACATTCACTGTGGATTTACGTGCAATGGATGACATGGGACGCGAATCCGTTATTTATGAATTATCTAATCAGATGTATCAAATATGTGAGAGGCGTTCGGTTTCTTGCGTCGTCGATCGTAAG CATGATGCGAATGCAGTGATTTGTGATTCTGAATTGAGGTCTCAGCTAAAGGCTGCAGCTTACTCTGCACTCAAGAAAATGGCAGGTGAGATTCAAGATGAAATTCCTGCCTTAATGAGTGGTGCAGGACATGATGCAATGCCCATGTCTCATTTAACAAAG GTAGGAATGCTGTTTGTCCGCTGTCGTGGAGGCATAAGCCATTCCCCTGCAGAGCATGTATTGGACGATGATGTTTGGGCAGCTGGTTTGGCAATCTTGGCATTTCTAGAGACCCACATGTAA